The DNA sequence CAATTGTTCGTAGCGTTCCGATTCCTCAAGACCGATAGAAAGGACAAAATGCAATCCATCGACATATTCCTCAAGAAGTTGGTCAGTTCTTGGCTTGCGATCATTCGACCAAAACTTGAATTTCCGCCATTCGTTTGCGATCTCCCCAAGCTCCGTTTGCAACGCCAAAATCTTTTCTTCCAACCGTTTTTCGCCTTCCGCGCGTGGGTGAATCTTCTCAATATGCGCATCCAATTCTCCTTGTACCTCAAAAAGTTCACGTAGTTCCATGCTTCTTTTCCCCCTCGATTATTCATCCCGCTTCACTCGCTCAACTGCCAAAATCCATTTCAGTTCCTCGTAATCGAATTCGTCTATTCGCTGCCCTTTAAATTCATTGATCCCCATTTGCCGCAACTGCTGGATCGCGTTGTACCTCTTCATCTCCCTTTCGACTTCTGATTTTTGAAAATAGCGGTAGAGTGAACCCATTTTCGTTCCCTCCATCAATCAATATCAAATCGGCTTTCCACAAGAGCGATAAGTTCCAATTCAAACAAATCGACTGGCCGCATTCGCTTATTCACTTTCTCCATTTTTGTTCCTCCCTTTCTTTCTCGTTTCTCATTGTTATCAGTTGTTCGAACCATTCTTGATCGCTCGTGTCCAATGCGATGTTCACCATGTCGTCGATGTTCTCCCTCGTCAGTTCCCATTGATCCACAAGCGCCAATTGCCGGAGCAACATTTGTTTTCTTCTCCGGACTGGTTTTTCATCGTGGTCAAGTGTGAATCGAACCATCGCCGCGGGCGGTCTAACCCATTCGACGTAACCCAACCATCCACAATACGCGCTATTTACGCTGACACAATACACCCAATCTCCCGGTTCTATCGACGTTTCACCATCGAACCACTTTTTATCCGTTTCCTTCACCCTCTACCATCCCTTTCGTCAAAACGGCAAATCGTCATCGTTCATTTCGATCGGCTCCCCGTTATCAGCAAAAGGATCATTAAACCATCCCTGTCCATCTGGTGGCTTCATAAACGCTTCTCTCGCCCTCCTAGAGGCGTTTTTCTCCTGTTTGGATGTCTCCCTATTCCCTTTCTGCTTCTCGCCCGAATTCGAAGCGTTGCGCGACTCCAAGAATGTCGCCATATCCACCACGACCTGCGTATAATACGTCCTCCGTCCGTTTCGTTCATAGCTGCCCGTTTCCAATCGCCCGTCGATCCCAACCATGCTTCCTTTTCCCAAATAGTTTGCGATGTTCTCCGCCTGTTTTCGCCACGCGACGCAACGAATGAAATCAACCTCCCTCACCCCGTTTTGATTCGCAAACGGACGGGTAACGGCCAGTGTGAATGTGACAACAGCCACTCCGCTTGGCGTATATCGAAACTGCGGATCGTCCGTCAGCCGTCCTGTCAAAATGACGCGGTTAATCATGTCAATCCCTCGCTTTCTATTTCTCGGCAAACACAACATAAGTGAATTTTTTCGGCCGGCTTTCTGTGGTTTTGATTCTAATTAAACGCTCACCATCCGCCGACTTCTTTTCCTGTACGATGACGTACCATTTCTTCATTTTCTTCGCTCCTCATGAATGCTTCGAACTTCTCTTTTGTCGGCTCTTTAATGAGCCCTCTTTCGTACAAGTCGTATTCGTCCGCCCAATACCACTTCCCGAACATGTCTTCCCTCATCGCCATCAGCCTTTCCGCCAACGCTCGGTTTTGGTGTACGGCCTGATGGCATCGGCGGCATAAGGGAGCAAGGTTTCTCCACTTCCCCCTGCCGCCTTGGGAGCGGAAACGGACATGGTGAGCCTCGATTCGTGGATCGCCGCATACACACAATGACAGCCAAATGCTTCGATCATGCGGTTGTACTCGGTTTTGCTGATGCTTCCCCTCGTTTTTGTCGAAGGTGCTTTCCGTTTTCTCCGCTTCTCCGGCACTTTCTTGGGAACGGCTCGACATTCCTTGAAACTCACTCCCTCACCTCCTTTTGATAAAATCCTGCGAGCGACGGGAACGAATTCTTTGCCCTTGCCATCTCTCGAAACGTCGTGAAGCGATTGCCAATCGACATCGGGAAATCTAGCGGATATTGAAAACAGTTTTTCGGTTCTATGCCGTATTTGTGCCGAATAAACGACTTGGCTTCTTCGCTGTTTGCGGCAAATACAAAGGCGAATCGCCCCTGCCTAATCTTCAATGAAAACACTCGAATTTCGCGCACCTTCAAAGGGTTTTCTTCTACAAGGCGCGCGATGGCGCGTTTGTCTTCTTCTGTGGCGTTTTCCATCGCCTCTTCGAGTTCATCCATCGTGCTGTCGCGCCGCAATCGCTTCGTGGACAAAAAGTAGTGCAGTGTATAGATGAGAGAAGCGGCTTCATCCCGAATGGCTTCTTTCATCAGCTCATGGACGGTATAAATCTTGAATCACTCCCGTGTTCCGGTTATATGAAACCTGAACCGTCCCCACCGCCCCGTTCCGATTCTTTGCTACAATGATTTCTGCGACGCGAGGGTCGGCATCGGCATTATAGTAGCTGTCGCGATACAAGAAGATGACCACGTCCGCGTCCTGTTCAATGCTTCCCGACTCTCGAATGTCCGACATCAGCGGCCGCTTGTCGCTTCGTTTCTCTACATCACGCGACAGTTGCGCCAGCGTGATGATCGGGCAACTGAACTCTTTGGCCGTCTCCTTGATCGCTCTGGAAATCTCGGTGACTTGCAAATGCATGTTTCCACCGTAATATCGTTCCGGCCGTATCAATGTGAGATAATCAATGAACACGACAGGCTTCCTGTCCGGAAATCGATTGATGGCCTTTCTGATCTTCGAGCGAATGTCCGCGATGCTCTGTCCGGCGCCGTCAAAGATTTGCATGCGCGTTTCGGATGCCTTCCCAATGACTTCGATCCACATGCGTTTCTGCTCTTCTGACAAGTCATGGTACGGATTTCGCAATTTCATTCGATTAAAGCCGCCAATCGAACCGATGAGCCGGTCGCGGATTTTGTCGGCCGCCATTTCAAGCGAAAACACGATAGGCAAGTATCCACTCCACCCGGCATTTTTCGCGAAATGAATCATGAAATCGGTTTTCCCCATGGACGGTCGCGCTGCCAAAATGATCGAATCGCTATCATTGAACCCATTTAGCATCTTGTCAAGCTCGCTAATTCCCGATGGCGCCC is a window from the Geobacillus stearothermophilus ATCC 12980 genome containing:
- the ssb gene encoding single-stranded DNA-binding protein; this encodes MINRVILTGRLTDDPQFRYTPSGVAVVTFTLAVTRPFANQNGVREVDFIRCVAWRKQAENIANYLGKGSMVGIDGRLETGSYERNGRRTYYTQVVVDMATFLESRNASNSGEKQKGNRETSKQEKNASRRAREAFMKPPDGQGWFNDPFADNGEPIEMNDDDLPF
- a CDS encoding replicative DNA helicase; this encodes MSVEAEKAVLGTFLECPYLLKETILTEAHFSDPKHRKLFAAMKRIAQQGDEPDIVTLSTTEDVADFGGISYLNEVSAFANETKFDQYETLVLDEWKEREKRRILVMAAQENWSVEKITTALTRLNEGRTTDHHDINDLLQEVAEAPWAPAERKMGAPSGISELDKMLNGFNDSDSIILAARPSMGKTDFMIHFAKNAGWSGYLPIVFSLEMAADKIRDRLIGSIGGFNRMKLRNPYHDLSEEQKRMWIEVIGKASETRMQIFDGAGQSIADIRSKIRKAINRFPDRKPVVFIDYLTLIRPERYYGGNMHLQVTEISRAIKETAKEFSCPIITLAQLSRDVEKRSDKRPLMSDIRESGSIEQDADVVIFLYRDSYYNADADPRVAEIIVAKNRNGAVGTVQVSYNRNTGVIQDLYRP